A genomic stretch from Flavobacterium humidisoli includes:
- a CDS encoding RagB/SusD family nutrient uptake outer membrane protein, whose amino-acid sequence MKAKIIAFMALAILSGSCSSDFLDEEPKSSLTAAQAYGSLGKIEPVLLGAITNWRNMQKDRAGLYTSLGTDEAQQGALQVTGDANQAGLDLYNGFLSQENQAIGQLWNDRWPVIEVAAQSIRALGTNTEDDSAKRDLLMGEASFLRATLMFELTQYWGEIPINDKAKTAEFGLKRQPLDLVYSYIVADLERAVEKLPVTQSNPAFPAKGVAQALLGKVYLYAPEASGYRDYNKAKQWFEEVIKSGKYSLLPNYADVFSPDHANSSESLYEWQYNNNWPDNNQIQWQTGSRVLANMDQYAYFGGYDLILPTQYCYKDKTDGGLWEAGDVRKAASIRYDFTYKGVTPTLPAGFGGDELDPHIKKFEDIRVDGKQSFWNSGKNKAYIRYSDVLLNYAECLNELGSTTEAEGYVNQVRTRAFGGTLPDAMKWSGLSQTQFRDQILDERMRELTFEGWRRMDLIRTGKLVELVGARNKWAKQNGTIAAFHNRYPIPIGEIKLNDEIGPEDQNPGY is encoded by the coding sequence ATGAAAGCAAAAATTATAGCCTTTATGGCTCTAGCTATATTATCAGGATCCTGCTCTTCAGATTTTTTGGATGAAGAGCCTAAAAGTTCACTTACTGCAGCCCAAGCATATGGCAGTTTAGGTAAAATTGAGCCTGTTCTCTTGGGTGCTATAACCAATTGGAGAAATATGCAAAAAGACCGCGCAGGACTTTATACTTCTCTTGGTACAGACGAAGCACAACAAGGAGCTTTGCAGGTAACTGGCGATGCAAACCAAGCAGGACTTGATTTATACAATGGTTTTCTAAGTCAGGAAAATCAGGCAATTGGACAATTATGGAATGACAGATGGCCAGTAATTGAAGTGGCCGCACAATCTATTAGAGCGTTAGGCACCAATACCGAAGATGATAGTGCAAAACGTGATCTTTTAATGGGAGAAGCTAGTTTTTTAAGAGCAACATTAATGTTTGAGCTTACACAATATTGGGGAGAAATACCGATTAATGATAAAGCAAAAACGGCAGAATTTGGTTTAAAACGTCAGCCTTTAGATTTAGTTTATTCTTATATAGTGGCGGATCTAGAAAGAGCAGTTGAAAAACTTCCTGTAACACAGAGCAATCCTGCATTTCCTGCAAAAGGTGTGGCTCAAGCACTTTTAGGAAAAGTATATCTATATGCTCCCGAAGCATCAGGATACCGTGATTATAATAAAGCAAAACAATGGTTTGAAGAAGTTATTAAATCTGGAAAGTATAGTTTGTTGCCTAATTACGCAGATGTTTTTAGTCCGGATCATGCAAATTCTTCAGAATCTTTATACGAATGGCAGTACAATAATAACTGGCCGGATAACAACCAGATACAATGGCAGACAGGTTCAAGAGTTTTAGCAAATATGGATCAATATGCTTATTTTGGAGGTTACGACCTTATTCTTCCTACTCAATATTGTTATAAAGATAAAACTGATGGAGGATTATGGGAAGCTGGAGATGTGCGTAAAGCGGCAAGCATTCGTTATGATTTTACTTATAAAGGAGTTACTCCAACACTTCCTGCTGGTTTTGGTGGCGATGAGTTGGATCCGCACATTAAAAAATTTGAAGATATTCGTGTAGATGGAAAACAATCATTTTGGAATTCAGGAAAGAACAAAGCCTATATCAGATATTCTGATGTATTGCTTAACTACGCAGAATGTTTAAATGAATTAGGAAGCACAACAGAAGCAGAAGGATATGTAAATCAAGTTCGTACAAGAGCTTTTGGAGGAACATTACCTGATGCAATGAAGTGGAGCGGACTTTCTCAAACTCAGTTTAGAGATCAAATCCTTGATGAGCGTATGCGTGAATTGACTTTTGAAGGCTGGAGAAGAATGGATCTTATTCGTACAGGAAAATTGGTAGAATTAGTTGGTGCTCGTAATAAATGGGCAAAACAAAACGGAACAATTGCAGCGTTTCACAACCGTTATCCTATTCCTATCGGAGAGATCAAACTGAATGACGAAATTGGTCCAGAGGATCAGAATCCTGGTTATTAA
- a CDS encoding SusC/RagA family TonB-linked outer membrane protein, with translation MRIAIRYLCFLVVMLSAGTLYSQTITGKVTDNENLPLPGATILVKGTKISTATDIDGSYKLTNVKSGSTLEFSFIGFDSKTAVANKSEINISLTPSTQELNEVVIVGATIKKGDLTGAVSSVSGDKLREVPTPNVVQALQGRASGVYVQQSAVPGQTGTIRIRGNNSLNFGGNPIFVIDGLVTDSNFENINPDDIASMEVLKDASATALYGSRAANGVIVITTKKGSRSGEAKIQYDTWTGVSEFARTIPLMNGQQLFDLRVDAYANRYMDENPGADRAAYINQIKSDGSTVFAPYELESYRTGKSYNWLDQVMRSGFQTNHNLSFSGGGEKGTYFVSFNYVDQKGLLKNSDFKRYNGKINLTQDLKSWLQFGTNTTFSRSESNYQEGSAFGVALGANPLLPIDPKATYLRYGEVYDQNLYNPIISLDIINSSARNRLTSSNFLSAKPVKGLDIRTNLSVDIADQANFDYVPSYTGQSLRNSMDGEAHHYRYSQLNYQWDNTVSYSKVFAEKHDVSVMGGFSVMSNSGNSTEVRARGFVSDDLTYMALSGAYQKDNTQLSSNFTDYSNQSYFARLNYTFDGKYNITGTIRRDGSSKFGPNNKWGTFPSIAGSWDIAKENFLSGFEKLNQLKFRVGYGMVGNQNVDPYRYFALYNAQVSNNSGTYVSDNYIDNFDLRWEKQKQFNIGLDAGFFQNRLTASANYFHINNDDLLMLRNMPVSSGYKYKLDNIGSTTNEGIELELSGDIIKNKDFKWNVSANISSAKNKVTKLYGDATEIYKLGGYSNNEIQRTGNFFLGKSVNTVYVFQYDGIAQQGEDLSGVNYGSRTVQPGDIKIKDRNGDGVINDSDRYVVGDLNPDYYGGFSTDLNYKGFGLNAVFAYSIGGKRPSSTYESYMNSGGMSAAHTDLLDRWTPTNTDTDVPRAYYGGGRYTLGETDKAIQDASFLRLNALTLSYTLQSKVAESVFLKNARFYLTGSNLFIITKYKGYDPEGGDSYPISRAIVMGLNVTL, from the coding sequence ATGAGAATTGCAATAAGATACTTATGCTTCTTAGTAGTTATGCTTTCTGCCGGTACACTTTATTCCCAAACCATTACCGGTAAAGTTACAGATAATGAAAACTTGCCTTTGCCTGGAGCAACCATTTTGGTAAAAGGAACTAAGATTTCTACAGCGACAGACATTGATGGTAGTTACAAATTAACAAACGTAAAATCTGGCTCCACACTAGAATTTAGTTTTATAGGATTTGATTCAAAAACTGCGGTTGCAAACAAATCTGAGATTAATATTTCTTTGACTCCAAGTACTCAGGAACTGAATGAAGTTGTAATAGTGGGAGCCACAATTAAAAAGGGTGATCTAACGGGAGCAGTCAGCAGTGTTTCTGGGGATAAGCTTAGAGAAGTTCCAACCCCAAATGTTGTGCAGGCGTTGCAAGGACGTGCCTCAGGTGTATATGTGCAGCAAAGTGCTGTGCCAGGTCAGACAGGTACAATAAGAATTAGAGGGAATAATTCTCTAAACTTTGGCGGTAATCCAATATTTGTAATTGATGGTTTGGTTACCGACAGTAACTTTGAAAACATTAATCCAGATGATATTGCGAGTATGGAAGTTCTTAAAGATGCTTCTGCTACTGCATTATATGGTTCAAGAGCGGCCAATGGAGTAATCGTAATTACGACAAAAAAAGGTTCAAGATCAGGCGAAGCAAAAATACAGTATGATACATGGACAGGTGTATCTGAATTTGCAAGAACTATTCCGCTGATGAATGGTCAGCAGTTATTTGATCTAAGAGTTGATGCTTATGCAAATCGTTATATGGATGAAAATCCTGGAGCTGATCGTGCAGCTTATATTAATCAGATTAAGTCAGATGGTTCGACTGTGTTTGCGCCTTATGAATTGGAATCTTACAGAACTGGTAAAAGTTACAATTGGTTAGATCAGGTAATGCGTTCAGGTTTTCAAACCAATCACAACTTAAGTTTTAGTGGTGGTGGAGAAAAAGGAACTTATTTTGTGAGTTTTAATTATGTTGATCAGAAAGGACTTCTTAAAAACTCTGATTTTAAAAGATATAATGGGAAAATTAACCTTACGCAGGATTTAAAATCATGGTTGCAGTTTGGTACTAATACTACTTTTTCGAGAAGCGAAAGCAATTATCAGGAAGGAAGCGCTTTTGGTGTGGCTTTGGGAGCAAATCCTTTATTGCCTATAGACCCTAAAGCAACTTATCTTAGATATGGTGAAGTATATGACCAAAATCTTTACAATCCGATAATAAGTCTTGATATTATAAACTCTAGCGCACGTAATAGACTTACAAGCAGTAATTTTTTAAGCGCAAAACCGGTAAAGGGACTTGACATAAGAACTAATTTATCAGTAGATATCGCAGACCAGGCAAATTTTGATTATGTGCCAAGTTATACAGGACAGTCACTTAGAAACTCTATGGATGGAGAAGCGCATCATTATAGATATTCACAGTTGAATTATCAATGGGATAATACTGTAAGCTACAGTAAAGTTTTTGCAGAAAAGCATGATGTAAGTGTAATGGGAGGATTTTCTGTAATGAGTAATTCAGGTAATAGCACTGAGGTTAGAGCTCGCGGATTTGTTAGTGATGATTTGACCTATATGGCATTATCTGGTGCATATCAAAAAGATAATACACAGTTAAGCTCAAATTTTACAGATTATTCAAACCAATCATATTTCGCTAGATTGAACTATACCTTCGATGGTAAATATAATATTACAGGTACAATAAGAAGAGATGGTTCTTCTAAATTTGGCCCTAATAACAAATGGGGAACTTTTCCTTCAATAGCAGGAAGTTGGGACATTGCTAAAGAAAATTTCCTTTCAGGATTTGAAAAATTAAATCAGCTTAAGTTTCGTGTAGGCTATGGTATGGTGGGTAATCAGAATGTGGATCCTTACAGGTATTTTGCATTATATAATGCACAAGTGAGCAATAACTCTGGGACTTATGTGTCTGATAATTATATTGATAATTTTGATTTAAGATGGGAAAAACAAAAGCAATTTAATATTGGATTAGATGCTGGTTTCTTTCAAAACAGATTGACTGCAAGCGCGAATTATTTTCATATAAATAATGACGATCTTTTAATGTTGCGTAATATGCCGGTTTCATCAGGGTATAAATATAAGCTGGATAATATTGGTTCTACAACTAACGAAGGTATCGAATTGGAACTTAGCGGTGATATCATTAAAAACAAAGATTTTAAATGGAATGTTTCTGCCAACATATCATCAGCAAAAAATAAGGTTACAAAACTTTATGGAGATGCAACAGAGATATACAAATTGGGCGGTTATAGTAACAATGAGATCCAACGAACTGGGAACTTTTTCTTAGGCAAATCGGTAAACACAGTTTATGTGTTTCAATATGACGGTATCGCACAGCAAGGAGAAGACCTTAGCGGAGTAAATTATGGAAGCCGAACTGTTCAGCCTGGGGATATTAAAATTAAAGACCGTAATGGTGACGGCGTGATCAATGATAGTGACAGATATGTGGTTGGCGATTTGAACCCTGATTATTATGGTGGTTTCTCTACAGATCTTAATTATAAAGGTTTTGGATTAAATGCAGTATTTGCGTATTCAATAGGAGGTAAGAGACCAAGTTCGACCTACGAAAGCTACATGAACTCAGGAGGGATGAGTGCTGCACATACAGACCTTTTGGATCGTTGGACTCCAACAAATACAGACACAGATGTACCAAGAGCTTATTATGGTGGAGGAAGATATACTTTGGGCGAGACAGATAAGGCGATACAAGATGCTTCATTCTTAAGGTTAAATGCGCTTACATTATCTTATACATTACAAAGCAAAGTTGCAGAAAGTGTTTTTCTTAAAAATGCAAGGTTTTATCTAACGGGATCCAATCTGTTTATTATAACTAAATATAAAGGATATGATCCTGAGGGAGGAGATTCTTATCCGATTTCTAGAGCGATAGTTATGGGATTAAATGTAACTCTCTAA
- a CDS encoding solute:sodium symporter family transporter → MNVLSIVSFLLITGLVAVISAIKTRKKKVQTTDGLFFADRNNNFFIVGGALLLSNISANQFIGENESIYINNMSVIAWGVSSVLAMLLVAEFFLPIYFRTGAMTIPDYLGKRYDHSTKRLVSIIFLCSYVVNLLPAVLYGGAVALTGMFNFLEPLQLTYWQNIWFMVWVIGLTGCAYSVLGGLRAISISDTVLSVGLLTIGIAFPYFGFKFLGNGDWFKGLHILLSQHKEHLNAIGGPHDEIPLSTIFTGMFIMNLYYWGMEQFIVQQALSAKSLSHSQKGMGLACLGKLLCPFIINIPGLVGVHLYDKLENTAEVFPLVVRDTLPGVMIGLTSAVVLGAAISTFNAGLNSSSTLFVLNLYKPWLEKRNKEVTEKHLVYTGRKFEIIVSALAMFSAPFIIFSKAGFYTYLQQLGGMFCVPIFTIILVGFVFKKVPPQAAKIGMIFFILSYIICNYVLDIQLHYLHMLAMLFVLTSVCMLLVSKFYPTYSYAEIKLESVELTPWKNRYWYFALLLIGMVSIFILFSKWGVA, encoded by the coding sequence ATGAATGTGTTATCCATTGTTAGTTTTTTACTGATTACGGGTTTAGTTGCCGTTATTTCAGCCATAAAAACTCGAAAGAAAAAGGTACAGACAACCGATGGACTTTTTTTTGCCGACCGTAACAATAATTTTTTCATTGTTGGAGGAGCCTTATTGCTAAGTAATATTAGCGCCAATCAGTTTATAGGAGAGAACGAATCCATTTACATTAATAACATGAGCGTGATAGCATGGGGCGTAAGTTCTGTGCTAGCCATGCTTTTGGTAGCTGAGTTTTTCCTTCCAATTTATTTCCGTACTGGAGCCATGACTATTCCAGATTATCTCGGAAAGCGGTACGATCATTCTACTAAAAGATTGGTTTCGATTATCTTTTTGTGCAGTTACGTTGTCAATTTGCTTCCAGCCGTTTTATATGGCGGTGCGGTTGCCCTTACTGGGATGTTTAATTTTCTAGAACCTTTACAATTAACCTATTGGCAAAACATTTGGTTTATGGTTTGGGTGATCGGACTTACAGGTTGCGCTTATTCTGTTTTAGGCGGACTTCGTGCGATATCAATTAGCGATACCGTTTTAAGCGTCGGATTGTTGACTATTGGAATTGCTTTTCCCTATTTCGGCTTCAAATTTTTAGGGAATGGTGACTGGTTCAAAGGTCTTCATATTTTACTTTCACAACACAAAGAACATTTAAACGCTATTGGAGGACCACATGATGAGATTCCTTTGAGCACCATTTTTACAGGAATGTTTATTATGAATCTGTATTATTGGGGAATGGAACAGTTTATTGTACAGCAAGCACTTTCGGCTAAAAGTTTGTCACACAGCCAAAAAGGTATGGGGCTAGCTTGTTTAGGAAAATTACTTTGTCCTTTTATTATTAATATTCCTGGATTAGTTGGAGTTCATCTCTACGATAAACTTGAAAATACAGCAGAAGTTTTTCCGCTTGTTGTAAGAGACACATTGCCAGGAGTTATGATCGGATTAACATCGGCAGTTGTTCTTGGAGCAGCGATTAGTACCTTTAACGCAGGGCTTAATAGCAGCAGCACATTGTTTGTTTTAAATCTGTACAAACCATGGTTAGAGAAAAGAAATAAAGAAGTAACTGAAAAACACTTGGTGTATACGGGAAGAAAGTTTGAGATTATTGTCTCGGCCTTAGCGATGTTTTCGGCTCCATTTATAATATTTAGTAAAGCAGGTTTTTATACCTATTTACAGCAATTAGGAGGTATGTTTTGCGTGCCAATTTTCACTATTATTTTAGTTGGTTTTGTATTTAAAAAAGTGCCGCCTCAAGCAGCAAAAATCGGAATGATATTTTTTATTCTGAGTTATATCATTTGTAACTACGTTCTGGATATTCAATTGCATTATCTGCATATGTTGGCCATGCTTTTTGTTCTTACCTCTGTATGCATGTTGCTAGTCTCTAAATTTTATCCTACATATAGTTATGCTGAAATTAAACTAGAGTCTGTTGAATTGACTCCTTGGAAAAATCGATATTGGTATTTTGCCCTTTTATTAATTGGTATGGTGAGTATCTTTATATTGTTTTCAAAATGGGGCGTGGCTTAG
- a CDS encoding GntR family transcriptional regulator, with translation MKQIIQQIKSLESINSLSKHEQLVQGIINAIDEKVVVKGDLLPSVNTFISELGFARETIAKAYKELVHRGIIESKNRLGYFVATNDVKQELKVALLIFAFDIFQEMFYENFRKGLGKNVQLDIFFHHNNFDTFENIVQSIKGKYGMFVIAPIPNKKTPAVLKQLPTNRVLLVDRFIETDEDYNYVAQEFGDSSYNAFVQLKDKIKKYDELVFFFKPSSAEPNEILNSFKRFMKDYDIKGVIKEEYTSGSLEKGKVYFTIHNLELWEMLKDSKIKGLKIGKDIGFISHNDDIVKEIIFDGVTTFSTDFSEMGRKAANFVLNRKKTQEIIPTVLIDRNSL, from the coding sequence ATGAAGCAAATTATTCAACAGATCAAAAGTCTTGAATCTATAAATTCCTTATCTAAACATGAGCAATTGGTTCAGGGAATAATTAATGCGATTGATGAAAAGGTAGTCGTAAAAGGCGATTTACTGCCATCTGTAAACACTTTTATAAGCGAACTGGGTTTTGCAAGAGAAACTATTGCAAAGGCATACAAAGAGCTTGTACATCGAGGAATTATCGAATCGAAAAACCGATTGGGTTATTTTGTGGCGACCAATGATGTAAAACAAGAGCTAAAAGTTGCATTGCTGATATTTGCTTTTGATATTTTTCAGGAAATGTTTTACGAGAATTTTAGAAAAGGACTTGGTAAAAATGTGCAATTGGATATTTTTTTCCATCACAACAATTTTGATACTTTCGAAAATATTGTTCAAAGTATAAAAGGAAAATACGGAATGTTCGTTATCGCTCCGATTCCGAATAAAAAAACACCTGCTGTCTTAAAACAATTGCCAACAAACAGAGTATTACTGGTGGATCGTTTTATAGAAACAGATGAAGATTATAATTATGTTGCACAAGAGTTTGGAGATTCGTCTTACAATGCTTTTGTGCAGCTTAAAGATAAAATTAAAAAGTATGATGAGCTTGTTTTCTTCTTTAAGCCATCGTCTGCAGAGCCTAATGAAATCTTGAATTCGTTTAAAAGATTCATGAAGGATTACGACATCAAAGGTGTAATCAAAGAAGAATATACATCTGGTTCTCTAGAAAAAGGAAAAGTGTATTTTACAATTCACAATTTGGAGCTTTGGGAAATGCTGAAAGACTCTAAAATCAAAGGGCTTAAGATTGGTAAAGACATTGGTTTTATTTCGCACAATGATGATATTGTAAAAGAGATCATTTTTGATGGAGTAACCACATTTTCTACAGATTTCTCTGAAATGGGAAGAAAAGCAGCCAATTTTGTGCTGAACCGAAAAAAAACGCAGGAGATTATTCCAACAGTTCTTATAGATAGAAATTCGTTGTAA
- a CDS encoding alpha-galactosidase, translating into MKKQSINLRQSFAIAFFILTSYCSSVTAQQIIAVKTKSNALVLQVTPGKEVNTIYLGEKLANDSDYSKIQSQFRQGTDYSGIYNAAYTASGSKNLLEPAITVTHADGNTSLDLLYVNHKTNTISTGVSQTEITLKDPVYPVEVHLFIQAYYDTDIIEQWTTIQHNEKGSITLNKYASANLYLKGYNSFWLNQYHGEWAKEMQPEESKLTHGIRVLDTKLGSRANLFQPSVFMVSLDKPATEDEGKVLFAGLEWSGNFRTDLELDPLNNLRVISGINNAAAAYKLAKSEIFTTPKFWYTLSSKGKGTASRNLHDWSRNYKILDGKENRLTLLNNWEATYFNFDEDKLKVLIADSKKLGVDMFLLDDGWFGNTYPRNNDDAALGDWDVNKKKLPNGIGTLVKTAKDNQVKFGIWIEPEMVSPASDLYKKHPEWVIKQPGRAEHYFRNQLVLDLANPKVQDFVYGVVDNLFTENPELAYIKWDCNAVIYNAYSSYLKDKQNNFYTDYVNGLYKVLERIRVKYPKVPMMLCSGGGGRVDYAALKYFTEFWPSDNTDPLERVYMQWEYSYFYPALTIAAHVTDWGKQPIKYRTDVAMMGRLGFDIVVKDLNDKDLAFTQQAIKNYNALSNTIWQGDQYRLQNPWGNDAASVMFVNKNGNEAVVFNYSVNSRYEAGTHLPIKLKGLDAGQNYKVEEINVYPYKKPVVETAVYSGDFLMQVGINPNVTPSNSSVVLKITKA; encoded by the coding sequence ATGAAAAAACAAAGTATCAATCTAAGGCAGTCTTTTGCGATAGCATTTTTTATTCTCACGAGTTATTGCAGTTCAGTAACAGCGCAGCAGATTATCGCTGTGAAGACAAAATCTAATGCATTAGTTTTGCAGGTAACACCAGGAAAGGAAGTCAATACTATTTATTTGGGAGAAAAATTGGCAAACGACTCCGATTATTCAAAAATACAAAGCCAGTTTCGTCAGGGAACAGACTATTCAGGGATTTACAATGCCGCTTACACAGCTTCAGGATCAAAAAACTTATTGGAACCTGCAATTACAGTTACTCATGCTGACGGAAATACTTCTTTAGATTTATTGTATGTAAATCATAAAACGAATACGATAAGCACAGGAGTTTCACAGACAGAAATTACGCTTAAAGATCCTGTATATCCAGTTGAAGTTCATTTGTTTATTCAAGCATATTACGATACAGATATTATTGAGCAATGGACAACTATTCAGCATAACGAAAAAGGAAGCATCACTTTAAACAAATACGCTTCTGCTAATTTGTATCTGAAAGGATACAACAGCTTTTGGCTAAACCAATATCATGGAGAATGGGCAAAAGAAATGCAGCCAGAAGAATCAAAATTAACTCACGGAATCAGAGTTTTAGATACTAAATTAGGCTCTCGTGCCAATTTATTCCAGCCATCTGTATTTATGGTTTCTCTAGATAAACCAGCAACTGAAGACGAAGGAAAAGTTTTGTTTGCAGGTTTAGAATGGTCAGGAAACTTTAGAACCGATTTAGAATTAGATCCGCTGAATAACCTTCGTGTTATTTCTGGAATTAACAATGCGGCAGCGGCTTATAAATTGGCTAAAAGCGAGATTTTTACAACGCCTAAATTTTGGTACACTTTATCATCAAAAGGAAAAGGAACTGCAAGCCGTAATCTGCATGACTGGTCAAGAAATTATAAAATCTTAGACGGAAAAGAAAATCGTCTGACTTTACTAAACAACTGGGAAGCAACATATTTTAATTTTGACGAAGATAAGCTTAAAGTCTTAATTGCTGATAGTAAAAAGCTGGGTGTTGATATGTTCTTGTTAGATGATGGATGGTTTGGAAACACCTATCCGCGTAATAATGATGACGCAGCTTTGGGAGATTGGGATGTGAACAAAAAGAAACTGCCAAACGGAATTGGAACTTTGGTAAAAACTGCCAAAGACAATCAAGTGAAATTCGGAATCTGGATTGAGCCTGAAATGGTAAGTCCTGCGAGTGATTTGTATAAAAAACATCCAGAATGGGTAATCAAACAGCCAGGAAGAGCAGAACATTATTTCCGTAATCAATTGGTTTTAGATTTAGCAAATCCAAAAGTGCAGGATTTTGTTTATGGAGTTGTAGACAATCTTTTTACTGAAAATCCAGAATTAGCTTATATTAAATGGGATTGCAATGCTGTGATTTACAATGCCTATTCTAGTTATTTAAAAGACAAACAGAATAATTTCTATACCGATTATGTAAACGGATTATATAAAGTATTGGAACGTATTCGCGTAAAATATCCAAAAGTGCCAATGATGCTTTGTTCTGGCGGAGGAGGAAGAGTGGATTATGCTGCCCTGAAGTATTTTACTGAATTCTGGCCAAGTGACAACACAGATCCTTTAGAGCGTGTTTATATGCAATGGGAATACTCGTATTTTTATCCAGCACTTACTATTGCGGCACACGTTACAGACTGGGGAAAACAGCCTATCAAATACCGTACAGATGTGGCTATGATGGGACGATTAGGTTTTGATATTGTAGTGAAAGATTTAAATGATAAAGATTTAGCTTTTACACAGCAGGCTATCAAAAATTATAATGCATTAAGCAATACAATTTGGCAGGGAGACCAATATCGTTTACAGAATCCGTGGGGTAATGATGCGGCTTCGGTAATGTTTGTCAATAAAAACGGAAATGAAGCAGTGGTATTTAATTATTCTGTTAATTCTAGATACGAAGCAGGAACACATCTTCCAATTAAATTAAAAGGATTGGATGCAGGACAAAACTATAAAGTGGAAGAAATCAACGTGTATCCATATAAAAAACCAGTTGTGGAAACGGCCGTTTATTCGGGCGATTTCTTAATGCAGGTTGGAATTAATCCAAATGTTACTCCATCAAATAGCAGTGTTGTTTTAAAAATTACTAAGGCCTAA